In Natronococcus occultus SP4, the following proteins share a genomic window:
- a CDS encoding PAS domain-containing protein, producing MTTTEVADQLDLGRRSTYERLERLVDHDRLETKKVGGNGRVWWQPSTNGDASTTGRGRETGDSDLGEVFDRISDSFCALDDELRFRYLNDHATDLLGLDETAIGADIRDQNLTETFENALYEALETQTSVIFEDSYPPSDRWFQNVIYPSESGLSILSRDITGRKRRERELARYETIVETSPVGITIVDSDGEMQFANDRAEDIFGRSEERINELSFDSPEWDEVNVDGEPLSREELPFPRIVASGDPLFDQVSGVLRPDGERVWISVNGAPTHDDRGKIDSVVFSIENITDRFERERELERYETAVETAHDGIYVLDEERRFELVNDSFADLTPFSRAELRGQHATTVFGEKFASIESEQWSGRSEDVPPTFEETINAGPGETRAVENRFVILDENGSGQRIGVLRDVTERKTYQRRLEKSEQRYRTLVESFPNGAITMFTDELRYTFADGRVLEEIDLPVDELEGTTIHDLYPDELVADLEPAFRAVFEGESTETDVSFLDRTWNVHIVPVRDDDGDVFAGMLVAVDITERNEYKRKLEESNERLEQFAYAASHDLQEPLRMVTSYLQLLERRYGDELDEDAGEFIAYAVDGAERMREMIDGLLAYARVETQGDPFEPVELDAVFDEVCTDLQIRIESSDARIESASLPRVRGDREQLRQVFQNLVTNAIEYSGDEPPRIAVSAERDGSMWRVSVHDEGIGIDPDEADSVFGVFQRLHSRDESEGTGIGLALCRQIIERHDGEIWVDSEPGEGSTFSVTLPPGPDHR from the coding sequence ATGACGACAACCGAGGTAGCCGACCAACTCGACCTCGGCCGCCGGAGTACCTACGAGCGCCTCGAACGGCTCGTCGATCACGACCGGCTCGAAACCAAGAAGGTCGGGGGTAACGGACGGGTGTGGTGGCAGCCATCCACGAACGGCGACGCGTCCACGACGGGGCGGGGAAGGGAGACTGGAGATAGCGACCTCGGCGAGGTCTTCGACCGAATCTCGGACAGCTTCTGCGCCCTCGACGACGAACTCCGCTTTCGCTATCTGAACGATCACGCAACGGACCTGCTGGGACTGGATGAAACCGCGATCGGTGCGGATATTCGCGATCAGAATCTCACGGAGACGTTCGAGAACGCACTGTATGAGGCTCTCGAAACACAAACCTCCGTGATCTTCGAAGACTCCTATCCACCGTCGGACAGGTGGTTCCAGAACGTCATCTATCCCTCAGAATCGGGGCTGTCCATCCTGTCTCGAGACATCACCGGACGGAAGCGACGCGAGCGAGAGTTGGCCCGGTACGAAACGATCGTCGAAACGAGCCCGGTCGGCATCACGATCGTCGACAGCGACGGCGAGATGCAGTTCGCCAACGACCGCGCCGAGGACATCTTCGGTCGGAGCGAAGAACGGATCAACGAGCTCAGTTTCGACAGTCCCGAGTGGGACGAGGTTAACGTCGACGGCGAACCGCTTTCTCGGGAGGAGTTGCCCTTTCCGCGTATCGTAGCGTCCGGAGACCCGCTGTTCGATCAGGTCAGCGGCGTGTTACGCCCCGACGGGGAGCGCGTCTGGATCTCCGTCAACGGAGCGCCGACCCACGACGACCGCGGGAAGATCGACAGCGTCGTGTTCTCCATCGAGAACATCACCGACCGGTTCGAGCGAGAACGGGAGCTCGAACGATACGAGACGGCCGTCGAAACGGCCCACGATGGTATCTACGTCCTCGACGAGGAGCGACGGTTCGAACTCGTCAACGATTCGTTCGCCGATCTCACCCCGTTTTCCCGAGCGGAGCTGCGGGGCCAACATGCCACGACGGTGTTCGGCGAGAAGTTCGCGTCGATCGAGTCCGAACAGTGGAGCGGGCGGTCCGAGGACGTCCCCCCGACGTTCGAGGAGACGATCAACGCCGGCCCGGGCGAAACCCGGGCAGTCGAGAACCGATTCGTCATTCTGGACGAAAACGGTAGTGGGCAGCGGATCGGCGTGCTCCGGGACGTCACCGAGCGAAAGACGTACCAGCGCAGGCTCGAAAAGAGCGAGCAGCGCTACCGGACGCTGGTCGAGAGCTTCCCGAACGGGGCGATCACGATGTTCACCGACGAGCTTCGGTATACGTTCGCCGACGGGCGAGTCCTCGAGGAGATCGACCTGCCCGTCGACGAACTCGAGGGGACGACGATCCACGACCTCTACCCCGACGAGCTCGTTGCCGACCTCGAACCGGCGTTCCGAGCCGTCTTCGAGGGGGAGTCGACCGAGACGGACGTCTCGTTTCTCGATCGCACCTGGAACGTACACATCGTTCCCGTCAGAGACGACGACGGCGACGTGTTCGCGGGGATGCTCGTCGCAGTCGACATCACCGAGCGAAACGAGTACAAACGGAAACTCGAGGAGTCGAACGAACGGCTGGAGCAGTTCGCGTACGCCGCCAGCCACGACCTCCAGGAGCCCCTGCGGATGGTCACGAGCTACCTCCAGTTGCTCGAGCGGCGCTACGGCGACGAGCTCGACGAGGACGCCGGCGAGTTCATCGCGTACGCGGTCGACGGCGCCGAGCGGATGCGCGAGATGATCGACGGGCTGCTCGCGTACGCCCGCGTCGAAACGCAAGGCGATCCGTTCGAACCCGTCGAGTTAGACGCAGTGTTCGACGAGGTGTGTACCGACCTCCAGATCCGGATCGAGAGCTCCGACGCACGGATCGAGTCGGCCTCCCTCCCGCGGGTTCGCGGTGACAGGGAACAGCTCCGGCAGGTGTTCCAGAACCTGGTGACGAACGCGATCGAGTACAGCGGCGACGAACCACCACGGATTGCCGTCTCGGCGGAGCGGGACGGGTCGATGTGGCGCGTTTCGGTTCACGACGAGGGGATCGGCATCGATCCCGACGAGGCCGACTCCGTCTTCGGGGTGTTCCAGCGCCTCCATAGCCGCGACGAGTCCGAGGGAACGGGGATCGGATTAGCGCTCTGTCGGCAAATCATCGAGCGCCACGACGGCGAGATCTGGGTCGACTCCGAACCCGGCGAGGGATCGACGTTCTCGGTTACGCTCCCTCCAGGGCCCGATCACAGGTAA
- a CDS encoding M20 family metallopeptidase translates to MATTNTEVGQWIDDHETEMIEFLEEYIRYRSPTEEEAAVQREFIEPFFRDEMAWDSVDVVDVSEDGDRPNINARLIGDGEGETLLFNGHSDVVDVSEAAEEAWTTDPWDPVIEDGRLYGRGANDMKGPNTAMIWAANAVMEADVELGGDLLMSIVVGEELAQQEYGSIAATEAFLEDGIEIPICLNTEPTNNEIHTKSAATFDFEITIRGKDVHTSQRNLTQYPQRHDIPIGDEVGVDAGLIMAELLQEFAELEHQWNMRYRDEIYGGGGTPAPDSQGVGPIGINCTVLEAGDYIASIPGQATIEGHVFYPPFVDDEELWGEMQDVVDSLAVTHDWLAEHPPEMRWKTVFDWPAFEVPIEHPACQTLGAVVESVTERQPVYSGFKAVADNSYIQRECGVDTISFGPGDLLMGAHGPDEYLPLEQFVAATKVYAEMICAWCGGDRHNE, encoded by the coding sequence ATGGCAACAACGAACACAGAAGTTGGCCAGTGGATTGACGATCACGAAACGGAGATGATCGAGTTCCTCGAGGAGTACATTCGGTACCGGTCGCCGACGGAGGAGGAAGCAGCGGTACAGCGGGAGTTCATCGAGCCGTTCTTCAGAGACGAGATGGCGTGGGATTCCGTCGACGTCGTGGACGTTTCGGAGGACGGGGACCGGCCCAACATCAACGCTCGGCTCATCGGTGACGGCGAAGGAGAGACGCTCCTGTTCAACGGCCACTCCGATGTCGTTGACGTCTCCGAGGCGGCCGAGGAGGCGTGGACGACCGATCCCTGGGATCCCGTGATCGAGGACGGGCGACTCTACGGTCGGGGAGCGAACGATATGAAGGGGCCAAACACGGCGATGATCTGGGCAGCGAACGCCGTCATGGAAGCCGACGTCGAACTCGGCGGCGACCTGCTGATGAGTATCGTCGTCGGCGAGGAGTTGGCCCAGCAGGAGTACGGCTCGATCGCCGCCACCGAGGCGTTTCTCGAGGACGGAATCGAGATCCCGATCTGTCTCAACACGGAGCCGACGAACAACGAAATTCATACGAAAAGCGCCGCGACGTTCGATTTCGAGATCACGATCCGGGGGAAAGACGTTCACACTTCACAGCGCAACCTCACTCAGTATCCACAGCGCCACGACATTCCGATCGGAGACGAGGTCGGCGTCGACGCCGGGCTGATCATGGCCGAGCTCCTGCAGGAGTTTGCCGAACTCGAACACCAGTGGAACATGCGCTACCGTGACGAAATCTACGGCGGTGGCGGGACGCCGGCGCCCGACAGCCAGGGTGTCGGGCCGATCGGAATCAACTGTACCGTCCTCGAGGCCGGCGACTACATCGCGTCCATCCCGGGGCAGGCGACGATCGAGGGCCACGTCTTCTACCCACCGTTCGTCGACGACGAGGAGCTCTGGGGCGAGATGCAGGACGTCGTAGACTCGCTGGCGGTCACTCACGACTGGCTGGCCGAACACCCACCGGAGATGCGATGGAAAACCGTCTTCGACTGGCCCGCCTTCGAGGTCCCGATCGAGCATCCGGCCTGCCAGACGCTGGGGGCGGTCGTCGAATCAGTAACCGAGCGCCAACCCGTCTACTCGGGATTCAAGGCCGTCGCCGACAACTCCTACATTCAACGCGAGTGTGGTGTCGACACGATCAGCTTCGGCCCCGGCGACCTCCTGATGGGCGCTCACGGTCCCGACGAGTATCTGCCACTCGAGCAGTTCGTGGCCGCAACGAAGGTGTATGCCGAGATGATCTGTGCGTGGTGTGGCGGCGACCGACACAACGAGTAG
- a CDS encoding class I SAM-dependent methyltransferase codes for MVDPTQAGVTPTCPACEAALTVRAEALHCPACEETVPVVDGIARFPVSVEQSAVPPVFDALASIYETPLWFPVVYRVIGGPHAPIDDRARIVDALDVTGGDVLDVACGTGRLTRVLAADAAAVWGIDVSMGMVRRARRDGRHNVVLAQMDAEDLRFEDGAFEGVACGWALHLFADIPTTVAEIHRVLAPDGRFAGTTLSADSLLALPAAQYGLAETIGAHVFDHEELRELLLETGFRTVQFERYGAALFFRATK; via the coding sequence ATGGTTGATCCGACCCAGGCCGGCGTGACACCCACCTGTCCCGCCTGCGAAGCAGCACTGACCGTCCGGGCCGAGGCGCTTCACTGTCCGGCCTGTGAGGAGACGGTGCCGGTCGTCGACGGGATCGCGCGCTTTCCGGTCTCCGTCGAGCAGTCGGCCGTCCCGCCGGTGTTCGACGCGCTGGCGTCGATCTACGAGACGCCGCTGTGGTTTCCCGTCGTGTACCGCGTGATCGGCGGTCCACACGCACCCATCGATGACCGGGCGCGGATCGTCGACGCGCTGGACGTGACCGGGGGCGACGTCCTCGACGTAGCCTGTGGCACCGGGCGATTGACGCGCGTGCTCGCCGCCGACGCGGCCGCCGTCTGGGGCATCGACGTCTCGATGGGGATGGTACGACGCGCCCGGCGGGACGGGCGTCACAACGTGGTCCTTGCGCAAATGGACGCCGAGGACCTCCGCTTCGAGGACGGCGCGTTCGAGGGCGTCGCCTGTGGCTGGGCGCTGCACCTGTTCGCGGATATTCCGACGACCGTCGCGGAGATCCACCGCGTGCTGGCCCCCGACGGGCGGTTTGCCGGCACGACGCTCAGCGCGGATTCGCTGCTGGCCCTGCCGGCCGCGCAGTACGGGCTGGCGGAGACGATCGGCGCCCACGTGTTCGACCACGAGGAGCTTCGCGAGCTCCTGCTGGAGACGGGGTTTCGGACGGTCCAGTTCGAACGCTACGGCGCGGCGCTGTTCTTTCGCGCAACGAAGTGA
- a CDS encoding HTH domain-containing protein produces MTTPPPLGPVRVDLFVRADSAADTVERLSDLVARARRLEDRDTVAEVEVKTWTTVRPALEALSDSASSVSTTVATFQAWADRTGYSLAPAFARRETRSLLHPGSSTELRVPVASLAVYEDGELRWVAPCADDDRSYDVEDCLAALEDGVLTPAPDRELSLQYHERDALAEPSEPPQ; encoded by the coding sequence ATGACCACTCCCCCGCCGCTAGGGCCGGTTCGAGTCGATCTCTTCGTTCGTGCGGACTCCGCGGCCGACACCGTCGAGCGGCTCAGCGACCTCGTGGCGCGAGCACGCCGGCTGGAGGACCGGGACACGGTCGCCGAGGTGGAGGTCAAAACGTGGACGACGGTGCGGCCCGCACTGGAAGCGCTCAGCGATTCCGCCTCGTCAGTGTCGACGACGGTTGCGACCTTCCAGGCGTGGGCCGACCGCACGGGGTACTCGCTGGCGCCGGCGTTCGCCCGGCGTGAGACGCGCTCGCTGCTCCACCCCGGCTCGAGCACGGAGCTGCGGGTGCCGGTGGCGTCGCTGGCCGTCTACGAGGACGGAGAGCTGCGCTGGGTGGCGCCCTGCGCGGACGACGACCGGAGCTACGACGTCGAAGACTGTCTCGCGGCGCTCGAGGACGGCGTTCTCACACCGGCGCCGGACCGCGAGCTGTCTCTTCAGTATCACGAGCGCGACGCGCTCGCAGAGCCGAGCGAGCCGCCCCAGTAG
- a CDS encoding thiol-disulfide oxidoreductase DCC family protein, with amino-acid sequence MSAFVNYFADDSRSSPFNLAVVRVLLGAWVLWRVVSLDWGFYGEWPDHHVNDPIAYLHQDVFFALLPYQQWVVAALLVSFIVGYKIRWTGGLASLLLMHMLAVKSTIYLAGTVESLFVCAYFILLFAFFHEDDVLSVDALLRTRDRSLDQLNAFLTEGPNRVYRLRALKWGLVVVGLLYLGAAWGKIMNGPLEIWLSGAELRQDVLEAQEVIGVDRPLAAPIFEFELLGWIGFVGTALVQLSLLVAVLLGLPITLSVLGLLGFHASVIAMLGLYFIDMFLVLSLFVAWDVGYRAIAADSNDAELVYDDRCGFCVRSLYLFKHLDINDSVRFYSRSDVPTAVADRDDVDLDAGLSLVRDGEVYGGYEALRQLLRQFRIFAPLTLVMGLSPVRAVGHRAYEYLARNRSHRSVSGPETNRS; translated from the coding sequence ATGAGCGCGTTCGTTAACTACTTCGCCGACGACAGCCGTTCGTCACCGTTCAACCTCGCCGTCGTTCGGGTCCTGCTTGGCGCCTGGGTCCTCTGGCGGGTCGTCTCGCTCGACTGGGGGTTCTACGGGGAGTGGCCTGACCATCACGTCAACGACCCGATCGCGTACCTCCACCAGGACGTGTTCTTCGCCCTGTTGCCCTACCAGCAGTGGGTCGTCGCCGCGTTGCTGGTCTCGTTCATCGTCGGCTACAAGATCCGCTGGACCGGCGGGCTCGCCAGTCTCCTGTTGATGCACATGCTGGCGGTCAAATCGACGATCTACCTGGCCGGAACCGTCGAATCGCTGTTCGTCTGTGCGTATTTCATCCTGCTGTTCGCGTTCTTTCACGAGGACGACGTGCTGTCGGTCGACGCGCTGCTGCGAACCCGAGACCGGTCGCTCGACCAGCTGAACGCGTTCCTCACGGAGGGACCGAATCGGGTCTACCGGCTGCGCGCGCTCAAGTGGGGACTGGTCGTCGTCGGGTTGTTGTATCTCGGCGCCGCGTGGGGGAAGATCATGAACGGCCCGCTCGAGATCTGGCTGTCGGGTGCCGAACTCCGGCAGGACGTCCTCGAGGCACAGGAAGTGATCGGCGTCGACCGACCGCTGGCGGCGCCGATCTTCGAGTTCGAGTTACTGGGCTGGATCGGCTTCGTCGGCACCGCGCTGGTGCAGCTGTCGCTGCTCGTCGCAGTCCTGCTGGGGCTGCCGATCACGCTGTCCGTGCTCGGACTGCTGGGCTTTCACGCGTCCGTGATCGCCATGCTCGGCCTCTATTTCATCGATATGTTTCTCGTCCTCTCGCTGTTCGTCGCCTGGGACGTCGGCTACCGAGCGATCGCGGCCGACTCGAACGACGCCGAACTGGTGTACGACGACCGCTGTGGCTTCTGTGTCCGGAGCCTCTATCTCTTCAAGCACCTCGACATCAACGACTCGGTTCGGTTCTACTCCCGGTCTGACGTTCCGACGGCGGTGGCCGATCGGGACGACGTCGATCTCGACGCGGGGCTGTCTCTCGTCCGGGACGGCGAGGTCTACGGCGGCTACGAGGCGCTCCGGCAGCTCCTCAGGCAGTTCCGGATCTTCGCACCGCTCACGCTGGTGATGGGGCTCTCGCCGGTCAGGGCCGTCGGGCATCGTGCCTACGAGTATCTCGCCCGCAACCGAAGCCATCGCTCCGTCTCCGGTCCCGAGACGAACCGATCCTGA
- a CDS encoding ribbon-helix-helix domain-containing protein, which translates to MVKSTVRFPEEVLGIVQQHIDDGAFANKSEFQRFAVEYLLTELEDDYEPHLEEFDEIRREALDATATEAAEYIADADSSEFLRTAGRVRQAAVRGDLETARELIDTRYPPSSPNAMLLDLIVEGATPHRPETRDPSSR; encoded by the coding sequence ATGGTGAAATCGACGGTCCGGTTCCCCGAAGAGGTCCTCGGGATCGTCCAGCAACACATCGACGACGGCGCGTTCGCGAACAAATCGGAGTTCCAGCGGTTCGCCGTGGAGTACCTGCTGACCGAACTCGAGGACGATTACGAGCCCCACCTCGAGGAGTTCGACGAGATCCGGCGCGAGGCGCTGGACGCGACGGCGACCGAGGCGGCCGAGTACATTGCCGACGCCGACTCCTCGGAGTTCCTGCGGACCGCGGGTCGGGTCCGGCAGGCTGCGGTTCGCGGCGACCTCGAGACGGCCCGGGAGCTGATCGATACGCGGTATCCGCCCTCGAGTCCGAACGCAATGTTGCTGGATCTGATCGTCGAAGGGGCGACGCCACACCGTCCCGAAACACGCGACCCGTCGTCGCGCTGA
- a CDS encoding DUF7344 domain-containing protein: METHEAFAILADTDRQHVLTELLENDGRATVGALADQLAARQQNRAAELEREHAKLRLVHDHLPRLAAHDVIEYDRENGVVVLEDVADLEPYLTDPTRRRTIPLDP; this comes from the coding sequence ATGGAGACCCACGAGGCGTTCGCCATCCTGGCCGACACCGATCGCCAGCACGTCTTGACGGAACTGCTCGAGAACGATGGCCGTGCGACGGTGGGCGCCCTGGCCGATCAGCTCGCCGCCCGGCAGCAAAACCGGGCCGCCGAGCTCGAACGGGAGCACGCCAAGCTGCGGCTGGTCCACGACCACCTTCCGCGGCTGGCCGCCCACGACGTGATCGAGTACGACCGCGAAAACGGAGTGGTCGTCCTCGAGGACGTTGCCGACCTGGAGCCGTACCTGACCGACCCGACGCGCAGGCGGACGATCCCGCTCGATCCGTAG
- a CDS encoding IclR family transcriptional regulator: MTKADSPRTMKTVQVSWDIIEALEELCGAGVTELANYLDIPKGTVYTHLATLVDRKYVVKHDNKYYLSFHLSSLGESIKTKSLLYNAAQDPIKELSRETGEYVHLVTEEHGELIYLYEQKGDNAVGEEYFEQKFGSPDYLHTSAYGKSILAYLPEARVEGIIEERGLPKQTKNTITTAEKLFEELEAIREQGYALNDEEDIRGTRAVGAPILDSGDDTVLGAVSLTKTTSRMPEKEFREHIPQEVVNTVNVIEVNLQTLKNESTNYIK, encoded by the coding sequence ATGACTAAGGCTGACTCACCGCGGACGATGAAGACAGTACAAGTTAGTTGGGATATTATCGAGGCTTTAGAAGAACTCTGTGGGGCAGGTGTTACCGAACTCGCAAACTATCTCGACATTCCTAAAGGAACGGTGTATACTCACTTGGCCACACTAGTCGATCGAAAGTACGTGGTGAAACATGACAACAAATATTATCTTAGTTTCCATCTATCGAGCTTAGGAGAAAGCATAAAGACAAAATCACTTCTCTATAATGCAGCACAAGACCCCATAAAAGAGCTTTCACGGGAAACTGGGGAGTATGTCCATTTAGTAACTGAGGAGCACGGCGAGTTGATATACTTGTATGAACAGAAAGGTGATAATGCGGTCGGAGAGGAGTACTTCGAGCAAAAGTTTGGGTCTCCGGACTACCTGCACACATCCGCTTACGGGAAATCGATACTAGCATATCTTCCAGAAGCACGTGTCGAAGGGATAATTGAGGAGAGAGGGTTGCCAAAACAGACGAAAAATACTATTACAACAGCGGAGAAGCTCTTCGAAGAGCTGGAAGCGATTCGTGAACAGGGGTATGCTCTCAACGATGAAGAGGACATCCGCGGTACTCGGGCGGTAGGTGCTCCGATTCTGGATAGCGGCGATGATACCGTGCTTGGAGCCGTTAGCCTTACTAAAACTACAAGCCGAATGCCAGAGAAGGAGTTCAGAGAACACATCCCCCAGGAGGTTGTGAACACAGTGAACGTCATCGAAGTGAATTTGCAGACTCTAAAAAACGAGTCTACAAACTACATCAAATGA
- a CDS encoding GcvT family protein: MSRGSNLPAEADTVIVGAGIVGCNVAYQLTELGRDDVVVVDQGPMPTTGGSSTHAPGIMFQTDEPKILTKFAQYSRKLYSDLEGQDGEQAYNEVGGIEVARTDERMEYLQRRVEWAKSWDLPDPQLLSPEEVEEKLPLVDSNRIKGGYYSPTDGQVSGVVACDALAREAMNNGATFVPHTRTEDVKVENDAVREVVTENGVIECDEVVIATNIWTRQLGEKLDVHLPVAPVEHQYTITESLDELSDATADITDHPLFENYRNVSGEKAKRLLSGPDRPILRDQDNALYFRTHGDAYGIGSYNHEPIVPDPQELGGNDSGGEQASVHEFTEYHMDNATHPDRPDKAPRQASDELLPATDGAELEYKYNGMFAESPNGLPIMGPVQQYDGLWTAAGIWVTHAGGAGKALAEWMENGVPQLDGERIDLAHANVNRFDDHEGSWDFARDIGGEQYRIVYSIVHPKWIWTDKQRDIRRTPMYHSHKELDAELWAEAGWEEPQWFESNADLVAEYSDDIPDRDGWEGKYWSPIEGAETLNVRNNVGLHDMTSFNKIEVVGSDAGEFLQYLCTNDMELDVGDVRYTLMCNEGGGVRADFTVTRTDAERYLILTTGREVGNNHVAWIRDQAPEDVTVNDITSSLAAMVCTGPNARKVLSKVTDVDLSDDAFPFFTSKQFFVKNVPVTALRVSFAGELGWEFYTPSEYGERLWEHIMEAGEEYDIRPYGNGALDALRIEKGFRLWGQDLHTEHNPYEAGLGWAVDLETDFIGKEAVAAAANGDNIEHEIACLTLNDETATVLSHRPVLDGDETIGYLHSAEYGYTVGACVAYTYLPPEYAEPGTEVEVLYEGERYTATVREEPLV, encoded by the coding sequence ATGAGTAGAGGTAGCAATCTACCTGCAGAAGCGGATACGGTTATCGTAGGCGCCGGAATTGTCGGTTGCAACGTTGCATACCAGTTAACGGAGCTGGGAAGGGACGATGTAGTTGTAGTCGATCAGGGACCGATGCCCACTACCGGTGGCTCTTCGACGCACGCGCCGGGTATCATGTTCCAGACCGACGAACCGAAAATTCTGACGAAGTTCGCACAGTACAGCCGGAAGCTGTACTCGGATCTGGAAGGTCAGGACGGCGAGCAAGCCTATAACGAGGTTGGTGGTATCGAAGTCGCGCGAACTGACGAACGAATGGAGTACCTTCAGCGCCGCGTTGAATGGGCTAAATCTTGGGATCTCCCCGATCCACAACTTCTGTCTCCCGAGGAGGTCGAGGAAAAGCTTCCCCTGGTTGATAGCAACCGCATCAAAGGTGGCTACTATTCACCGACCGACGGTCAGGTTTCCGGAGTCGTTGCCTGTGACGCACTCGCCCGCGAGGCAATGAACAACGGTGCGACGTTCGTTCCACACACACGAACGGAGGATGTCAAAGTCGAGAACGATGCGGTCCGAGAGGTAGTCACCGAGAACGGGGTCATCGAGTGTGACGAAGTCGTGATCGCGACGAACATCTGGACGCGACAGTTGGGCGAAAAACTCGACGTACACCTTCCGGTAGCTCCTGTTGAACACCAGTACACGATAACGGAATCGTTAGACGAACTCTCCGACGCCACGGCTGACATCACCGATCATCCGCTGTTCGAAAACTACCGAAACGTCTCCGGAGAAAAGGCAAAGCGTCTGCTTTCCGGACCGGACCGTCCGATTCTTCGGGACCAGGACAATGCGTTGTACTTCCGAACCCACGGCGACGCGTACGGGATCGGCTCCTACAACCACGAACCGATCGTTCCCGATCCGCAAGAGCTCGGTGGCAACGACTCCGGTGGAGAGCAGGCGTCAGTTCATGAGTTCACCGAGTACCACATGGACAACGCGACTCACCCGGATCGCCCGGACAAGGCGCCTCGACAGGCCAGCGACGAACTGCTACCTGCAACAGACGGGGCCGAGCTCGAATACAAGTACAACGGAATGTTTGCCGAGTCACCAAACGGGCTCCCGATAATGGGCCCCGTTCAGCAGTACGATGGGCTCTGGACCGCTGCAGGTATTTGGGTTACTCACGCTGGTGGCGCTGGAAAAGCGCTCGCCGAGTGGATGGAAAACGGAGTTCCGCAACTGGACGGCGAACGTATCGATCTCGCTCACGCCAACGTCAATCGGTTCGACGACCACGAGGGAAGCTGGGATTTCGCCCGTGATATCGGCGGTGAACAGTACCGCATCGTTTACAGTATCGTTCACCCGAAGTGGATCTGGACGGACAAGCAGCGAGATATTCGGCGTACACCGATGTACCACAGTCACAAGGAACTCGACGCCGAACTGTGGGCCGAAGCCGGGTGGGAGGAACCGCAGTGGTTCGAATCCAACGCTGACCTGGTAGCGGAGTACAGTGACGACATTCCTGACCGTGACGGATGGGAGGGGAAGTACTGGTCGCCCATCGAAGGCGCTGAGACGCTGAACGTCCGTAATAACGTCGGTCTCCACGACATGACCTCGTTCAATAAGATCGAGGTTGTCGGCAGTGACGCGGGCGAGTTCCTCCAGTATCTCTGTACGAACGATATGGAACTCGACGTCGGCGATGTTCGGTACACACTAATGTGTAACGAGGGCGGTGGCGTTCGTGCGGACTTCACCGTTACACGGACAGATGCGGAGCGCTACCTCATTTTGACGACGGGTCGTGAGGTCGGGAATAACCACGTCGCGTGGATCCGCGATCAGGCTCCCGAGGACGTGACCGTCAACGACATCACCTCGAGTCTTGCTGCGATGGTGTGTACCGGACCGAACGCCCGAAAGGTGCTCTCGAAGGTTACCGACGTTGATCTGTCGGACGACGCGTTCCCCTTCTTTACCAGCAAGCAGTTCTTCGTCAAGAACGTGCCCGTGACAGCACTCCGTGTTTCCTTCGCCGGCGAACTCGGATGGGAGTTTTACACGCCATCCGAGTACGGAGAACGGCTCTGGGAACACATCATGGAGGCAGGTGAAGAGTACGATATTCGCCCGTACGGCAACGGGGCACTTGACGCACTCCGGATCGAGAAAGGATTCCGGCTCTGGGGACAGGACCTACACACTGAGCACAACCCCTACGAAGCGGGCCTCGGTTGGGCCGTCGACTTGGAGACCGACTTCATCGGCAAGGAGGCGGTCGCCGCTGCTGCCAACGGGGATAACATCGAACACGAGATTGCGTGTCTGACCCTTAATGACGAAACTGCTACAGTCCTCTCGCATCGCCCCGTTCTCGACGGCGATGAAACCATTGGGTACCTTCACAGTGCGGAGTACGGATACACCGTCGGTGCCTGCGTAGCGTACACGTACCTGCCACCGGAGTACGCCGAACCCGGTACCGAGGTTGAAGTGCTGTACGAAGGTGAACGGTATACGGCGACCGTGCGAGAAGAGCCGCTAGTCTGA